The following coding sequences lie in one Euhalothece natronophila Z-M001 genomic window:
- a CDS encoding DUF4335 domain-containing protein codes for MTIRRQYSLPNCSLILDGWTKDISDNEGENGRPVMSVLTNAECRFTAKTEQDSLKGDREFLESLLRAVNHYAQYILSGLEAKNKQDWVSEKVKLEPIPKSNRHRLQYIHKEEGKPETTETVDLTTVELFDLIEAVDQLSNDATTLPELTFSIKPNSRRIRRQEEPLAKKATPALSGVASLTVAAIALFFVPVPEMREAELTETRDPREEETLPDGENGDIIPSGIEEVLEVVPAMEDSEEIEALAGQLQTRIEENWEEQGLVEESLSYRVWVTSEGDLLAFQPLSDPDQNIAEVPALPNLLSAVPEETTPEGIEAIAELQVVFDPTGTVEVMTE; via the coding sequence ATGACAATTCGCCGTCAATACAGTCTGCCCAACTGTTCTTTAATCCTTGATGGTTGGACAAAAGATATAAGTGACAATGAAGGGGAAAATGGACGACCCGTCATGTCAGTATTAACGAATGCTGAATGTCGATTTACTGCTAAAACGGAGCAGGATTCTTTGAAAGGCGATCGCGAATTTCTCGAAAGTTTACTTCGTGCAGTTAATCATTACGCCCAGTATATATTAAGTGGTCTTGAGGCAAAAAATAAGCAAGATTGGGTATCGGAAAAAGTTAAACTAGAGCCAATTCCTAAAAGCAACCGCCACCGCTTACAATATATTCATAAAGAAGAAGGGAAACCAGAAACAACCGAAACAGTTGATTTAACTACCGTCGAGTTATTTGATCTAATTGAAGCGGTTGATCAGCTATCAAATGATGCTACTACCTTGCCAGAATTAACCTTTAGCATCAAACCCAATTCTCGTCGGATTCGCAGGCAAGAAGAACCCCTTGCCAAAAAAGCTACGCCAGCCCTTAGTGGGGTAGCCAGTCTCACAGTAGCCGCGATCGCGCTATTCTTTGTGCCTGTCCCCGAAATGCGAGAAGCTGAACTCACCGAAACTCGAGATCCTAGAGAAGAAGAAACACTCCCTGATGGTGAAAATGGTGACATCATTCCCTCAGGAATTGAAGAAGTCTTAGAAGTTGTTCCCGCAATGGAAGATTCTGAAGAAATTGAAGCTCTCGCAGGGCAGTTACAAACGAGAATTGAAGAAAATTGGGAAGAACAAGGCTTAGTAGAAGAATCCCTTAGTTATCGCGTTTGGGTCACCTCCGAGGGAGATCTTCTTGCCTTTCAACCCCTTTCTGATCCTGATCAGAATATTGCAGAAGTTCCTGCTTTACCGAACTTACTCTCTGCGGTTCCAGAAGAAACCACCCCTGAAGGAATTGAAGCCATAGCCGAATTACAAGTCGTTTTTGATCCGACGGGAACTGTGGAAGTAATGACCGAATGA
- a CDS encoding helicase C-terminal domain-containing protein, with the protein MTVIEAEVHTSLRTFLRNQPHLNWPHQLTMARLVARALRLKRSALMQTGNASGYCFSYLTPALLFARPVIVVVPEKKQKYLLSSAIPQLKEWLDINTPVQTWNTLSSPSPQNNSGLILISPQDWLQAQLSRSLPEGITTIIDEADDLEEWAREQLTRRFTTCDWNQLLYDYPEKAEVIRDVRVELTTMLFHRPQNPYECLLLNQPEQEILEKLFTVLKEISPHHPFCKLFQQSQQDNQLLWAEIQREQGEFMIGCCPVSVTDILTPIWEKQALVLIGGFLDWEKEAPIYRQQLGLGEMTCLNFSRDRHQEGLNLYLPYGLPMPNTKEFQPSLFQHLRELFVQETFQEGLIVILVSDVPLKRQLATDLAGEFGSRVQLENTQLRDNGILVCSWQFWREHQQGLSTPKLLVMTTIPLPSIENPFVAGQVAYYKQKRQDWFRLYLLPTALRELQRAVISLRETQGVVALLDNRVHHRSYGKTVLSALEPYGRVSYRSLTGESFGHYFHSSRRIKNDL; encoded by the coding sequence GTGACAGTAATAGAAGCAGAAGTCCATACGTCTCTCCGTACCTTTCTTCGCAACCAACCCCATCTCAACTGGCCCCACCAGCTAACTATGGCGCGTTTGGTGGCAAGAGCTTTACGCTTAAAACGGTCAGCATTAATGCAAACTGGAAACGCATCTGGTTACTGTTTCAGCTACCTCACCCCTGCTCTGTTGTTTGCTCGTCCTGTTATTGTAGTTGTTCCCGAAAAAAAACAAAAGTATCTTCTATCTAGCGCGATTCCACAATTAAAAGAATGGCTCGACATTAATACCCCTGTTCAAACCTGGAACACCTTATCGTCACCCTCACCACAAAACAACTCAGGGTTAATTCTCATTTCCCCTCAAGATTGGTTACAGGCGCAACTTTCGAGAAGCCTACCAGAAGGAATCACCACGATTATTGATGAAGCTGATGATTTAGAAGAGTGGGCGCGAGAACAACTGACGCGGCGCTTCACCACTTGCGATTGGAATCAATTACTCTATGACTATCCTGAGAAGGCTGAGGTAATTCGGGATGTGAGAGTCGAGTTAACCACAATGCTCTTTCATCGTCCCCAAAATCCTTATGAATGTTTATTACTGAACCAACCTGAACAGGAAATCTTAGAAAAATTATTTACCGTACTGAAAGAAATTTCACCTCATCATCCCTTTTGTAAATTATTTCAGCAATCCCAACAGGATAATCAACTTCTCTGGGCAGAAATCCAACGGGAACAAGGGGAATTTATGATCGGCTGTTGTCCCGTTTCTGTGACCGATATTTTAACTCCGATTTGGGAGAAACAAGCCTTAGTCTTGATTGGGGGATTTTTAGATTGGGAAAAAGAAGCCCCCATTTATCGACAACAGCTAGGATTAGGAGAAATGACTTGTTTAAACTTTTCTCGGGATCGTCATCAAGAGGGCCTTAATTTATATCTTCCTTATGGGTTACCCATGCCGAATACAAAAGAGTTTCAACCAAGTTTGTTTCAACACTTACGAGAGTTATTCGTGCAAGAGACGTTTCAGGAAGGATTAATTGTCATTTTAGTGAGTGATGTTCCTCTCAAAAGACAGCTAGCAACGGATTTAGCTGGGGAATTTGGCTCCCGAGTCCAATTAGAAAATACTCAATTGCGAGATAATGGGATTTTAGTGTGTAGTTGGCAGTTTTGGCGTGAGCATCAACAAGGGCTATCAACGCCAAAATTATTGGTCATGACAACGATTCCCCTACCTTCCATTGAAAATCCCTTTGTTGCGGGACAAGTTGCCTACTATAAGCAAAAACGCCAAGATTGGTTTCGCTTGTATTTATTACCGACAGCCCTTAGAGAATTACAAAGAGCGGTTATTTCCTTACGAGAGACGCAGGGAGTGGTTGCTTTACTAGATAATCGGGTGCATCATCGTAGTTATGGCAAAACAGTCCTCTCAGCGTTAGAACCTTATGGGCGCGTTAGTTACAGAAGTTTGACGGGCGAGTCATTCGGTCATTACTTCCACAGTTCCCGTCGGATCAAAAACGACTTGTAA
- a CDS encoding prephenate/arogenate dehydrogenase, giving the protein MKLGIIGLGLIGGSLGLKLRSRSHYILGISRHSDTCALACQKGIADEASTDFSLLTEAEVIFICTPIAAIVPTVKQLKPILSPETIITDVGSVKAPIVEAITPIWSNFIGGHPMAGTAQQGIEAAQSDLFSGTRYVLTPTENTPLQAQKTLAALTQHLETELITCSPDTHDQAVAWISHLPVFVSSSLIAACCQEQDQEVVKLAQKLASSGFRDTSRVGGGNPELGGMMAKYNKDAIARSLRLYRQQLDKMIYAIEEENWDQLEMILGQTQGARSLFTTKK; this is encoded by the coding sequence ATGAAGCTCGGAATTATTGGTTTAGGATTAATTGGCGGATCATTGGGATTGAAACTAAGATCGCGGTCTCATTATATTCTCGGAATCTCCCGTCATTCGGATACTTGCGCTTTAGCTTGTCAAAAAGGAATTGCTGATGAAGCTAGCACAGATTTTTCTCTTCTCACAGAAGCAGAAGTGATTTTTATTTGTACTCCCATTGCTGCCATTGTTCCTACGGTTAAGCAGTTAAAACCGATTTTATCCCCTGAAACCATTATCACGGATGTGGGGTCGGTAAAAGCTCCCATTGTGGAGGCAATAACGCCAATTTGGTCAAATTTTATCGGCGGACACCCTATGGCGGGAACGGCGCAACAAGGGATAGAAGCGGCTCAGTCTGATTTATTTTCGGGAACACGGTATGTATTAACTCCAACGGAAAATACTCCCTTACAGGCGCAAAAAACCCTCGCAGCGTTAACCCAACATTTAGAAACAGAATTAATTACTTGTTCCCCAGACACTCATGATCAGGCAGTAGCTTGGATTTCTCATTTACCTGTTTTTGTGAGTAGTAGTTTGATTGCTGCCTGTTGTCAAGAACAAGATCAAGAGGTAGTCAAGTTAGCCCAAAAATTAGCCAGTTCAGGGTTTCGGGATACCAGTCGTGTTGGTGGGGGGAATCCAGAGTTAGGGGGAATGATGGCAAAATATAATAAAGACGCGATCGCGCGATCGTTACGCCTCTACCGTCAACAATTGGATAAAATGATCTATGCTATTGAGGAAGAAAATTGGGATCAACTAGAAATGATTTTGGGGCAAACTCAAGGAGCGCGATCACTGTTTACAACTAAAAAGTAG
- a CDS encoding IS4 family transposase codes for MLPKLYRNHLANRLTRAQLLSLEIWVWLLQVHKNVKIEKLAAYYPLPIKYESRRRRLQRFLVLPSLSMALIWFPIIKEIIKLIHPSNQPLYLALDRTQWQDKNLFVVAFIHQKRALPIYWQFLSKKGASNLKEQKALLKPILKLLRGYRLIILGDREFHSIELAKWLRREKVGFVLRQKKDRNIQVKGKDCQSLSCFDFQPGDSHFFPNIKVGKNGFGQFSVAVKWKKKYRGSVEKEPWYLLTNLPDLDSAIKAYQKRMGIEAMFKDCKIGGYNLEGSKASVKRLSNLVLLCAIAYTVSSLKGQSIRFKGQQEYLGRLRTVKQKMTKNSNFLIGLYGQTWIITQIFVKDWVEELMSLNRNKFPFYQKGLRAMELIQQGA; via the coding sequence ATGCTACCAAAATTATATCGCAATCACCTTGCTAATCGACTCACTCGTGCCCAATTATTAAGCCTAGAAATCTGGGTATGGCTGTTACAAGTTCATAAAAATGTGAAAATCGAAAAACTAGCTGCGTACTATCCTTTACCGATTAAGTATGAAAGTCGTCGCCGTCGTCTTCAAAGATTTCTAGTGCTTCCTTCCCTGTCCATGGCCCTAATTTGGTTTCCAATCATTAAAGAAATTATTAAACTCATTCACCCAAGTAATCAACCTCTTTACTTAGCTTTAGACAGAACGCAGTGGCAAGATAAAAACTTGTTTGTTGTCGCCTTCATTCATCAGAAACGAGCTCTTCCCATTTATTGGCAATTTTTATCAAAGAAAGGAGCCAGTAATTTAAAAGAACAAAAAGCTTTACTCAAACCGATTTTGAAACTTCTGAGAGGTTATCGATTAATCATTTTAGGAGACCGTGAATTTCATAGCATCGAGCTGGCTAAATGGTTACGGAGAGAGAAAGTGGGCTTTGTTCTGCGTCAGAAAAAAGACCGAAACATTCAAGTCAAAGGAAAAGATTGTCAATCTCTTAGTTGCTTCGACTTTCAACCAGGAGACTCTCATTTCTTTCCTAATATAAAAGTGGGTAAAAACGGATTCGGTCAATTTTCTGTTGCCGTTAAATGGAAAAAGAAATACCGAGGAAGTGTCGAAAAAGAGCCTTGGTATCTTCTGACTAATCTTCCCGATCTCGACTCGGCAATCAAAGCTTATCAAAAGCGTATGGGAATCGAAGCCATGTTTAAGGATTGTAAGATCGGAGGTTATAATTTAGAAGGCTCTAAGGCTTCAGTCAAAAGACTAAGTAATTTGGTTTTGTTGTGCGCGATCGCGTACACGGTCTCCAGTTTAAAGGGGCAATCCATTCGGTTCAAAGGTCAACAAGAATATCTTGGTCGTCTGAGAACAGTGAAGCAAAAAATGACGAAAAATAGTAATTTCTTAATCGGCTTATATGGTCAAACTTGGATCATCACTCAGATTTTTGTCAAAGATTGGGTAGAAGAATTGATGAGTCTTAATCGCAATAAGTTTCCCTTTTATCAGAAAGGGTTAAGAGCTATGGAACTTATACAGCAAGGGGCTTAA
- a CDS encoding IS630 family transposase yields MQDLSRRSSAKKNEKEAEGFKKKLPNLLNAVKWLEEMERKESRKIRYWCQDETRLGLKTIERKRITAQGVKPIGKVQWEFVAYYLYGIIEPSSGDNFFLEFSHLDSDCFQVFLEQVSKHSPNCLNIIQLDQGKFHQSKNLKIPENILLLFQPPASPELNPIERFWQYIKDELSWNLYEELEELKEEVRTILTKITPKTIISLTNWDYLQKALTVV; encoded by the coding sequence GTGCAAGATCTGAGTAGACGAAGCTCAGCCAAGAAGAATGAAAAAGAAGCAGAAGGCTTCAAAAAAAAACTTCCTAATTTGCTAAATGCAGTGAAATGGCTGGAAGAAATGGAAAGGAAAGAAAGTCGAAAAATTAGGTATTGGTGTCAAGACGAAACGCGATTAGGATTAAAGACAATTGAAAGAAAAAGAATTACAGCTCAGGGAGTTAAGCCAATAGGAAAGGTGCAATGGGAATTTGTCGCTTATTATTTGTATGGAATAATTGAGCCAAGTAGTGGAGATAATTTCTTTCTAGAATTTTCTCACTTAGATAGTGATTGTTTTCAAGTCTTTTTAGAGCAAGTGTCTAAACACTCTCCGAATTGTTTGAATATTATTCAATTGGATCAAGGGAAATTTCATCAAAGTAAAAACTTAAAAATTCCCGAAAACATTTTATTACTATTTCAACCGCCAGCTAGTCCAGAGCTAAACCCAATTGAAAGGTTTTGGCAATATATTAAAGACGAACTAAGTTGGAACTTATATGAAGAACTGGAAGAACTTAAGGAAGAAGTAAGAACTATTTTAACGAAAATTACACCGAAAACTATCATCTCTCTAACCAATTGGGATTACCTACAAAAAGCTCTTACTGTAGTGTAG